The Desulfuromonas versatilis genome has a segment encoding these proteins:
- a CDS encoding helix-turn-helix transcriptional regulator, giving the protein MEKLLSTKEVARFLGINEKMVYTLITEKGLPATKITGKWLFPKELVEQWVESKTINYPKQLESAVQIPNLLLIAGSNDILLDRSLPLFRKLNPEQTVLFGNLGSLGGLKALRRGQCHLATSHLAQEDNQEYNFAFAASELDEVPALVNFCRREQGLVVAKGNPRGIRAVADLGARDLCVVNRPLEASTRLLFDREILKAGLDCRQLPGYERELASHVEVGLEVLAGRADAGPAIGAVAALLDLDFIPLGWERFDLIIPKDGFFSKSVQLFLEMLHGQPFRALAESLTGYDLSLCGKMIYPRSR; this is encoded by the coding sequence ATGGAAAAGCTCCTCTCCACCAAAGAAGTCGCCCGCTTTCTCGGCATCAACGAGAAGATGGTCTATACCCTGATTACCGAGAAGGGGCTGCCGGCCACCAAGATCACCGGCAAGTGGCTGTTTCCCAAGGAGCTGGTCGAACAGTGGGTGGAAAGCAAGACCATCAACTACCCCAAGCAGCTGGAATCGGCGGTGCAGATCCCCAACCTGCTGCTGATCGCCGGCAGCAACGACATCCTGCTCGACCGCTCGCTGCCGCTGTTTCGCAAGCTCAACCCCGAGCAGACGGTTCTGTTCGGCAACCTCGGCAGCCTCGGGGGCCTGAAGGCCCTGCGCCGGGGCCAATGCCATCTCGCCACCAGCCACCTCGCCCAGGAGGACAACCAGGAGTACAACTTCGCCTTCGCCGCCAGCGAGCTGGACGAGGTCCCCGCCCTGGTCAATTTCTGCCGCCGCGAACAGGGGCTGGTGGTCGCCAAGGGCAATCCCCGCGGCATCCGAGCGGTGGCCGACCTGGGCGCCCGCGACCTGTGCGTGGTCAACCGCCCCCTCGAGGCGAGCACCCGGCTGCTGTTCGACCGGGAAATCCTAAAGGCCGGGCTCGACTGCCGCCAACTGCCAGGCTACGAGCGCGAGCTGGCCAGCCACGTCGAGGTCGGCCTCGAGGTCCTGGCCGGGCGAGCCGATGCCGGGCCGGCGATCGGTGCGGTGGCGGCCCTGCTCGATCTCGACTTCATTCCCCTTGGCTGGGAGCGCTTCGATCTGATCATTCCCAAAGACGGCTTTTTTTCCAAAAGCGTGCAACTGTTCCTGGAAATGCTGCACGGCCAGCCCTTCCGCGCCCTGGCCGAGAGCCTCACCGGCTACGACCTGAGCCTGTGCGGCAAAATGATCTATCCCCGCAGCCGCTGA
- a CDS encoding carbonic anhydrase encodes MKKLLIGALIAALSCGGMAWASESGGHGGKPHWGYAGEGAPEHWGEMAPEFAACKDGQSQSPIDISVAEAEDVDLPVIDFSYQATPVKMVNNGHTIQVNYAPGSKITVAGQTYDLKQFHFHTLSENAVDGKLFPLEAHLVHADESGKLAVVGVLFDEGAANSVIEQLWTHMPALPNSDILVSNETVNVMEMLPESKDYYSWSGSLTTPPCTEGVKWMLLQQPMTVSAEQVKKFSELMHGHNNRPVQLLYGRTLQR; translated from the coding sequence ATGAAGAAGCTGTTGATTGGTGCACTGATTGCCGCTCTGAGCTGCGGCGGAATGGCCTGGGCCAGCGAAAGCGGCGGTCACGGGGGTAAGCCCCACTGGGGCTATGCCGGCGAAGGTGCCCCCGAGCACTGGGGGGAAATGGCCCCTGAATTCGCCGCCTGCAAGGACGGTCAGAGCCAGTCGCCCATTGATATCAGCGTCGCCGAGGCCGAAGACGTCGACCTGCCGGTTATCGACTTCTCCTACCAGGCGACCCCGGTAAAGATGGTCAACAACGGCCACACCATCCAGGTCAACTACGCTCCGGGGAGCAAGATCACCGTGGCCGGCCAGACCTACGACCTGAAGCAGTTCCATTTCCACACCCTCAGCGAAAACGCCGTGGACGGCAAGCTCTTCCCCCTGGAAGCCCACCTGGTCCACGCCGACGAGTCGGGCAAGCTGGCGGTGGTCGGGGTGCTGTTCGACGAAGGCGCGGCCAACTCGGTGATCGAGCAGCTCTGGACCCACATGCCGGCCCTGCCCAATTCGGACATCCTTGTCTCCAACGAGACCGTCAACGTCATGGAGATGCTTCCCGAGAGCAAGGACTACTACTCCTGGTCGGGCTCCCTGACCACCCCCCCCTGCACCGAAGGGGTGAAATGGATGCTGCTGCAGCAGCCGATGACCGTCTCCGCCGAGCAGGTCAAGAAGTTCTCCGAGCTTATGCACGGGCACAACAACCGCCCGGTGCAGCTCCTCTACGGCCGCACCCTGCAGCGCTAA
- a CDS encoding TRAP transporter small permease subunit, with protein sequence MEIIKKIVGSIDFLNEKVGFLVSWLTTVLVVVVCYDVFTRYVLRSSSVAVQELEWHIFALVFLLGAAYTLKEDGHVRVDVFYSRCSPRGKALIDFIGGLVFLIPFSILIIWTSKQFVAMSWMIREISPDPGGLPARYLLKAAIPVGFVLVLLQGIAQTLRSLLTLIGRPLPSKDSSAEVNHD encoded by the coding sequence TTGGAAATCATCAAGAAAATAGTGGGTTCCATCGACTTCCTGAACGAGAAGGTCGGCTTTCTGGTCTCCTGGCTGACCACTGTGCTGGTGGTCGTGGTCTGTTACGACGTCTTCACCCGCTACGTGCTGCGCTCGAGCAGCGTCGCCGTCCAGGAGCTCGAATGGCACATTTTCGCCCTGGTGTTCCTGCTCGGCGCCGCCTACACCCTCAAGGAGGACGGGCACGTGCGGGTCGACGTCTTCTACAGCCGGTGCTCGCCTCGCGGCAAGGCGCTGATCGATTTTATCGGCGGCCTGGTGTTCCTGATCCCCTTCAGCATCCTGATCATCTGGACCAGCAAGCAGTTCGTGGCGATGAGCTGGATGATCCGCGAAATCAGCCCGGACCCCGGGGGCCTTCCCGCCCGCTACCTGCTCAAGGCGGCGATCCCGGTCGGTTTCGTGCTGGTGCTGCTGCAGGGCATCGCCCAGACCCTGCGCTCTTTGCTGACCCTGATCGGCCGGCCCCTGCCGTCCAAGGACTCCTCCGCCGAGGTGAATCATGACTGA
- a CDS encoding extracellular solute-binding protein, whose amino-acid sequence MHRLRILCLALVALLLVGGVAGAEERLRLATTTSTENSGLLKDLLPPFEEQNNCKVDVIAVGTGKALKLGEAGDVDVVLVHARALEDKFVAEGYALERKDVMYNDFVILGPAADPAGVAGMTDAAAALPKIASAKATFVSRGDQSGTHTKEKELWQAAGVSPAGDWHLEAGRGMGEVINMADERQGYTLADRGTYIAYQEKTNLKVRVEGDERLFNPYGVMAVNPAKHPHVKKELAQAFVDYLISPEGQRRIAEYRVNGQQLFFTYSK is encoded by the coding sequence ATGCATCGTCTGCGTATTTTGTGTCTGGCCCTGGTCGCCCTGCTGCTGGTCGGCGGCGTCGCCGGCGCCGAAGAGCGCCTGCGCCTGGCCACCACCACTTCCACCGAAAACTCCGGGCTGCTCAAGGACCTGCTCCCCCCCTTCGAGGAGCAGAACAACTGCAAGGTCGACGTCATCGCCGTGGGGACCGGCAAGGCCCTCAAGCTCGGCGAGGCCGGCGACGTCGATGTGGTGCTGGTCCATGCCCGCGCCCTCGAAGACAAGTTCGTGGCCGAAGGCTACGCCCTCGAGCGCAAGGACGTCATGTACAACGACTTCGTGATCCTCGGCCCCGCCGCCGATCCCGCCGGGGTCGCCGGGATGACCGATGCCGCCGCGGCCCTGCCGAAAATCGCTTCCGCCAAGGCCACCTTCGTCTCCCGCGGCGACCAGTCGGGGACTCACACCAAGGAGAAGGAACTCTGGCAGGCCGCCGGGGTGAGCCCCGCGGGCGACTGGCACCTGGAAGCCGGCCGCGGCATGGGCGAGGTCATCAACATGGCCGACGAGCGCCAGGGCTACACCCTCGCCGACCGCGGCACCTACATCGCCTACCAGGAGAAGACCAACCTCAAGGTGCGGGTCGAGGGTGACGAGCGGCTCTTCAACCCCTACGGGGTCATGGCCGTCAACCCGGCCAAGCACCCCCACGTGAAAAAGGAGCTGGCCCAGGCCTTCGTCGACTACCTGATCTCGCCCGAAGGGCAGAGGCGGATCGCCGAATACCGGGTGAACGGCCAGCAGCTGTTCTTCACCTATTCGAAATAG
- a CDS encoding molybdopterin molybdotransferase MoeA: MKQGFLHTLSRSQFQELLKAFAPTAAEPVPFDQAHQRVLAEGLLSPEDLPAGRRSAMDGYALAARDAFGASESNPAYLECLAEIEVNRAPDFALEPGTCAWIPTGGFLPQGADSVVMVEYTQEMGAGTIEVRQSLAPGENVMEQGEDAASGEPALSAGSRLRTQEIGLLAALGIGSVRVHRRPRVGIISTGDELVAVDAKPQLGQIRDVNSYTVACLAEEAGGVARRFGIVGDDLDGLVAVLQTALADSDLVLLSGGSSKGTRDMTIAAIEALPDMEILAHGVSISPGKPTILARVGDKPVVGLPGQVGSAQVVMTVLGQPFIRHLAGARQAFEEILRPLRRARLARNLASRQGREDFVRVRLEPAAGGLPLAQPVMGKSGLLRTLLQSHGLLVIPAESEGFQQGDEVDVWVL; the protein is encoded by the coding sequence ATGAAACAGGGATTTCTTCACACCCTGAGCCGCAGCCAGTTCCAGGAACTGCTCAAGGCCTTCGCCCCCACCGCGGCGGAGCCGGTCCCCTTCGACCAGGCCCATCAGCGGGTGCTGGCCGAGGGCCTGCTCTCCCCCGAAGACCTGCCCGCCGGGCGGCGCTCGGCCATGGACGGCTACGCCCTGGCGGCGCGCGACGCCTTCGGTGCCAGCGAAAGCAACCCCGCCTACCTCGAGTGCCTGGCCGAGATCGAGGTCAACCGCGCCCCGGATTTCGCCCTGGAGCCGGGCACCTGCGCCTGGATCCCCACCGGCGGCTTTCTGCCGCAGGGGGCCGACAGCGTGGTCATGGTCGAATACACCCAGGAGATGGGCGCCGGCACCATCGAGGTGCGCCAGAGCCTGGCCCCCGGCGAGAACGTCATGGAACAGGGCGAAGACGCAGCAAGCGGGGAGCCGGCCCTGAGCGCCGGCAGCCGGCTGCGCACCCAGGAGATCGGCCTGCTCGCCGCCCTGGGGATCGGCTCGGTGCGGGTCCACCGCCGGCCGCGGGTGGGGATCATCTCCACCGGCGACGAGTTGGTGGCGGTGGACGCCAAACCGCAGCTGGGGCAGATCCGCGACGTCAACTCCTACACCGTCGCCTGCCTGGCCGAGGAGGCCGGCGGGGTCGCCCGCCGCTTCGGCATCGTCGGGGACGACCTCGACGGGCTGGTGGCGGTTTTGCAGACCGCCCTGGCCGACTCGGACCTGGTGTTGCTCTCCGGCGGCAGCTCCAAGGGGACCCGGGACATGACCATCGCCGCCATCGAGGCGCTGCCCGACATGGAGATTCTCGCCCACGGGGTGAGCATCAGCCCCGGCAAGCCGACCATCCTCGCCAGGGTCGGCGACAAGCCGGTGGTGGGGCTGCCCGGCCAGGTCGGCTCGGCCCAGGTGGTCATGACGGTGCTCGGCCAGCCCTTCATCCGGCACCTCGCCGGCGCCCGGCAGGCCTTCGAGGAAATCCTGCGCCCGCTGCGCCGGGCGCGGCTGGCCCGCAACCTCGCCTCGCGCCAGGGGCGCGAGGACTTCGTCCGGGTGCGCCTGGAGCCCGCCGCCGGCGGGCTGCCGCTGGCCCAGCCGGTGATGGGCAAATCCGGGCTGCTGCGCACCCTGCTGCAGAGCCACGGGCTGCTGGTCATCCCCGCCGAATCCGAGGGGTTCCAACAAGGCGACGAGGTCGACGTCTGGGTCCTCTGA
- a CDS encoding DMT family transporter has protein sequence MSRLRNNLGPYLLLSLPPLFWAGNAVLARGVADLIPPVALAFWRWAIALALVLPFTWRQVLRDLPQARQGWKALLLLGFTGIACFNTLLYAAAHTTSAINIALMQTAMPALIILITFVLFRERIGGHQAFGVALAMTGAIAIVLRGELRTFLELAFAQGDLLMLAATLLYALYSAMLRLRPAIHPLSLLTLTFLIGVVFLLPLYAWEALHTPAPPLNAKVLASLAYVAVFPSVLAYLCWNRGVERIGANRAGLFINLTPFFASAMAAFFLGETIRGYHLAGMTLILSGMLLFNRRRALGTR, from the coding sequence ATGTCCAGACTCCGCAACAACCTCGGTCCATACCTGCTGCTGAGCCTGCCGCCCCTGTTCTGGGCCGGCAACGCCGTGCTTGCCCGGGGCGTGGCCGACCTGATCCCCCCGGTGGCCCTGGCCTTCTGGCGCTGGGCCATCGCCCTGGCCCTGGTGCTGCCCTTTACCTGGCGCCAGGTGCTGCGCGACCTGCCCCAGGCCCGCCAGGGGTGGAAGGCCCTGCTGCTGCTCGGCTTTACCGGCATCGCCTGCTTCAACACCCTGCTCTACGCCGCCGCCCATACCACCTCGGCGATCAACATCGCCCTGATGCAGACGGCGATGCCGGCCTTGATCATCCTCATCACCTTTGTGCTGTTTCGCGAGCGGATCGGCGGCCACCAGGCCTTCGGCGTCGCCCTGGCCATGACCGGGGCGATCGCCATCGTGCTGCGCGGCGAGTTGCGCACCTTCCTGGAACTGGCCTTTGCCCAGGGGGACCTGCTGATGCTGGCCGCCACGCTGCTCTACGCGCTGTACAGCGCCATGCTGCGGCTGCGCCCGGCCATTCATCCGCTGAGCCTGCTGACCCTGACCTTTCTGATCGGGGTGGTTTTCCTGCTGCCGCTCTATGCCTGGGAAGCGCTGCACACCCCGGCGCCGCCCCTCAATGCCAAGGTCCTTGCCAGCCTGGCCTACGTCGCGGTGTTCCCCTCCGTGCTGGCCTATCTCTGCTGGAACCGGGGGGTGGAAAGGATCGGCGCCAACCGGGCCGGCCTGTTCATCAACCTGACGCCGTTTTTCGCCTCGGCCATGGCCGCCTTTTTCCTGGGCGAAACGATCCGCGGCTACCATCTGGCGGGGATGACCCTGATCCTCAGCGGCATGCTGCTGTTCAATCGTCGCCGGGCGCTTGGCACCCGCTAG
- a CDS encoding molybdopterin biosynthesis protein, protein MSKRNIYLKTIPVAEALERARAALDREALVGSETVPAHLAAGRVTAAPVHARLSSPAFHSAAMDGIAVKAEATFTAREGHPLRLEPGRDFFPVNTGQPLPGGTDAVIKIEDVVQDPGGALQIEAPAFPWMHVRRIGQDIVATELMLPQNHPLSAYDVGALLSAGIWELEVWQPLRICFIPTGDEVLDFATRPQPAPGQVVESNSQVLAALAKNWGARMRWTAPVPDDPERIRRAVEEALASEAQVVVVGAGSSAGTRDFTSRIFAELGEVLAHGLAVSPGKPTLIGTAAGKLLVGAPGYPGSAIVCFEEVLAPLVAWLGRAPAPSRERIEVRITRKTPSRLGAEEMLRLAVGKIGEEAMAVPLGRGPGMITNLTRAQALVRVPAGSEGLEQDERVSAELLVPAPLLESVLVHVGSHDNTLDLLSNELMGRGEPLRLVSSNVGSLGGLTALRAGSAMFAGVHLFDPQSGDFNFPFLEKYLPGLEVVVVNLAIRHQGLIVPAGNPKNIRDIHDLAREDVGFINRQRGAGTRILLDYHLKQAGIAPARVRGYEREEYTHMAVAVNVLTGSADAALGIRSAAKALGLDFVPLARERYDLVIPARFTEDHKILTLIELLQSEPLIKQIDALGGYETPLTGRIMHPGMGLEG, encoded by the coding sequence ATGAGCAAACGCAATATCTACCTGAAAACCATCCCCGTGGCCGAAGCGCTGGAGCGGGCCCGGGCGGCCCTCGACCGCGAGGCCCTGGTCGGCAGCGAAACCGTCCCCGCCCATCTGGCCGCCGGCCGGGTCACCGCCGCGCCGGTCCACGCCCGGCTCTCTTCCCCCGCCTTCCACAGCGCCGCCATGGACGGCATCGCGGTCAAGGCCGAAGCGACCTTCACCGCCCGCGAGGGACACCCGCTGCGCCTGGAGCCGGGGCGCGATTTCTTCCCGGTCAACACCGGCCAGCCCCTGCCCGGCGGAACCGATGCCGTCATCAAGATCGAGGACGTGGTCCAGGACCCCGGCGGCGCGCTGCAGATCGAGGCGCCGGCTTTCCCCTGGATGCACGTGCGGCGCATCGGCCAGGACATCGTCGCCACCGAGCTGATGCTCCCCCAGAACCACCCCCTGTCGGCCTATGACGTCGGCGCCCTGCTCTCCGCGGGGATCTGGGAGCTGGAGGTCTGGCAGCCGCTGCGCATCTGCTTCATCCCCACCGGTGATGAGGTGCTCGACTTCGCCACCCGGCCGCAGCCGGCTCCCGGCCAGGTGGTCGAGAGCAACTCCCAGGTGCTGGCCGCTCTGGCCAAAAACTGGGGAGCCCGGATGCGCTGGACGGCCCCGGTCCCCGACGACCCCGAGCGGATCCGCCGGGCGGTCGAAGAGGCTCTCGCCTCCGAAGCCCAGGTGGTGGTGGTCGGCGCCGGCTCCTCGGCCGGAACTCGGGATTTCACCAGCCGCATATTCGCCGAGCTCGGCGAGGTTCTCGCCCACGGGCTGGCGGTGAGCCCGGGCAAGCCGACCCTGATCGGAACGGCCGCCGGCAAGCTGCTGGTCGGCGCTCCCGGCTACCCCGGCAGCGCCATCGTCTGCTTCGAGGAGGTGCTCGCCCCGCTGGTCGCCTGGCTGGGGCGCGCCCCGGCGCCGAGCCGCGAGCGGATCGAGGTCCGCATCACCCGCAAGACCCCCTCCCGGCTCGGCGCCGAGGAAATGCTGCGGCTGGCGGTGGGCAAGATCGGTGAGGAGGCCATGGCGGTGCCCCTGGGCCGGGGCCCGGGGATGATCACCAATCTGACCCGCGCCCAGGCCCTGGTCCGGGTCCCCGCCGGCAGCGAGGGGCTCGAGCAGGACGAGCGGGTCAGCGCCGAGCTGCTGGTCCCCGCCCCGCTGCTGGAGAGCGTGCTGGTGCACGTGGGCAGCCACGACAACACCCTCGATCTGCTCTCCAACGAACTGATGGGGCGCGGCGAGCCGCTGCGGCTGGTCTCCAGCAACGTCGGCAGCCTCGGCGGGCTGACCGCTCTGCGCGCCGGCTCGGCCATGTTCGCCGGGGTGCACCTGTTCGACCCGCAGAGCGGCGACTTCAATTTCCCCTTTCTGGAAAAATACCTCCCCGGCCTCGAGGTGGTGGTGGTCAACCTGGCCATCCGCCACCAGGGGCTGATCGTGCCTGCGGGAAACCCGAAAAACATCCGCGACATCCATGACCTGGCCCGGGAGGACGTCGGCTTCATCAACCGCCAGCGCGGCGCCGGCACCCGCATCCTGCTCGATTACCACCTCAAGCAGGCCGGGATTGCCCCGGCTCGGGTGCGGGGCTACGAACGCGAGGAATACACCCACATGGCGGTGGCGGTGAACGTGCTGACCGGCTCGGCCGACGCCGCCCTGGGCATCCGCTCGGCGGCCAAGGCCCTGGGGCTCGATTTCGTCCCCCTGGCCCGCGAACGCTACGACCTGGTTATCCCCGCCCGCTTTACCGAGGACCACAAGATCCTCACCCTGATCGAGCTGCTGCAGTCCGAACCCTTGATAAAGCAGATCGACGCCCTCGGCGGCTACGAAACCCCGCTCACCGGCCGGATCATGCACCCGGGCATGGGGCTGGAAGGCTGA
- a CDS encoding porin codes for MKKLSLTLTAALAALLLAATGQAKTLEDILKEKGVITAEEYAEANKNKSLVSYQPGKGIVAESADGNYRAQIGGYAQLLYTFTDFDSQAKDDTSDFNIRRFKLQLQGNLVSKKFGYKFQGDMKNGFTTEDAFINYEFAAPFTLQFGQFKPAQARQELTSASRQLFPERSLANDTFNLGRDLGIEASGDIAGKLLEYRVGLFSGNGPNTSNPDNHHMLAGRLDFNPLGEYKMDEAGWPSDKPKLNLGVSSAWSKISEADVAGNFNRDNDVMDVALNLDGLTAANFTTSFGNDLTWLLWTTNLNATWMGISFASEYYHLNADPDLGDDWNADGYYVQAGYQLIPSKLELGVRYSAIESDDSTASAKFDKSQIQGGVNYYFVKHNAKLQADFTHVDDDLVADNDDNIFRLQAQFSY; via the coding sequence ATGAAGAAACTCTCTCTGACCCTGACTGCGGCCCTGGCCGCACTGCTGCTGGCCGCCACCGGCCAGGCCAAGACCCTGGAGGATATCCTCAAGGAAAAAGGGGTCATAACCGCCGAAGAATACGCCGAGGCCAACAAGAACAAGAGCCTCGTCTCCTACCAGCCCGGCAAGGGGATCGTGGCAGAGAGCGCCGACGGCAACTACCGCGCCCAGATCGGCGGCTACGCCCAGCTGCTCTACACCTTTACCGACTTCGACAGCCAGGCCAAGGACGACACCAGCGACTTCAACATCCGCCGCTTCAAGCTGCAGCTGCAGGGCAACCTGGTGAGCAAAAAATTCGGCTACAAGTTCCAGGGCGACATGAAAAACGGCTTCACCACCGAGGACGCCTTCATCAACTATGAGTTCGCCGCCCCCTTCACCCTGCAGTTCGGCCAGTTCAAGCCGGCCCAGGCCCGCCAGGAGCTGACCTCGGCTTCCCGCCAGCTGTTCCCCGAGCGCTCGCTGGCCAACGACACCTTCAACCTCGGCCGCGACCTCGGCATCGAGGCTTCCGGGGACATCGCCGGAAAACTGCTTGAGTACCGGGTAGGCCTGTTCAGCGGCAACGGCCCCAACACCAGCAACCCCGACAACCACCACATGCTGGCCGGACGCCTCGACTTCAACCCCCTGGGCGAATACAAGATGGACGAGGCCGGTTGGCCCAGCGACAAACCCAAGCTGAACCTGGGTGTCTCCTCGGCCTGGTCCAAGATCAGCGAAGCCGACGTCGCCGGCAACTTCAACCGCGACAACGACGTCATGGACGTGGCCCTGAACCTCGACGGGCTGACTGCGGCCAACTTTACCACCAGTTTCGGCAACGACCTCACCTGGCTGCTGTGGACCACCAACCTCAACGCCACCTGGATGGGCATCAGCTTCGCCTCCGAGTACTACCATCTCAACGCCGACCCCGACCTGGGCGACGACTGGAACGCCGACGGCTACTACGTGCAGGCCGGCTACCAGCTGATCCCCTCCAAGCTCGAGCTGGGCGTGCGCTATTCGGCGATCGAGTCCGACGACTCCACCGCCTCGGCCAAGTTCGACAAGTCCCAGATTCAGGGGGGCGTCAACTACTACTTCGTCAAGCACAACGCCAAACTCCAGGCCGACTTCACCCATGTCGACGACGACCTGGTGGCAGACAACGATGACAACATCTTCCGTCTTCAGGCCCAGTTCAGCTACTGA
- a CDS encoding TRAP transporter large permease: MTEYLPFILFASVFGLLLLGYPVAFTLGGVSLIFGYFTFGLNFFQLLPLRVWGTMTNYVLIAVPLFVYMGLMLEKSGLAEELLETMALLFGRLRGGLAISVIMVGAVLAASTGIVGATVVTMGLLSLPTMLKRGYSPELATGTICAAGTLGQIIPPSIVLVLLGSIMNISIGDMFVGAVIPGVLLVVLYMVWIGIIAVLSPQSAPAMPAEELAAFTGLAMVKRILRAVLLPAFLILAVLGSIFAGVASPTEAAAVGAAGATLLTIWQKKLNMQTLKDVMRGTNILTCMVFVLLVGATAFGLVFRGMGGDRTITQMILDSQMGPHMFLFLVMLVVFVAGFFIDFIEITFIIVPVVTPIFEHLGIDLLWVGILLAMNLQTSFLTPPFGFSLFYLKGVAPPEVTTGHIYKGIVPYIVIQLIALLVVVFWPESVTWLPQAMAKKP, translated from the coding sequence ATGACTGAGTACCTGCCGTTTATCCTGTTCGCCTCGGTCTTCGGGCTGCTGCTGCTCGGCTACCCGGTCGCCTTCACCCTGGGCGGGGTGTCGCTGATCTTCGGCTACTTCACCTTCGGCCTGAATTTCTTCCAGCTGCTGCCGCTGCGGGTCTGGGGGACGATGACCAACTACGTGCTCATCGCCGTGCCGCTGTTCGTCTACATGGGGCTGATGCTCGAGAAATCGGGGCTGGCCGAGGAGTTGCTGGAGACCATGGCGCTGCTCTTTGGCCGGCTGCGCGGCGGCCTGGCCATTTCGGTGATCATGGTCGGCGCGGTGCTCGCCGCCTCCACCGGCATTGTCGGGGCCACCGTGGTCACCATGGGCCTGCTGTCGCTGCCGACCATGCTCAAACGCGGCTACTCCCCCGAGCTGGCCACCGGCACCATCTGCGCGGCGGGGACCCTGGGGCAGATCATCCCGCCGTCGATCGTGCTGGTGCTGCTCGGCAGCATCATGAACATCTCCATCGGCGACATGTTCGTCGGCGCGGTCATCCCCGGGGTGCTGCTGGTGGTGCTCTACATGGTCTGGATCGGTATCATCGCCGTGCTCAGCCCCCAGTCGGCCCCGGCCATGCCGGCCGAGGAGCTGGCCGCCTTCACCGGCCTGGCCATGGTCAAAAGGATTCTGCGGGCGGTGCTGCTGCCGGCCTTTCTGATCCTGGCGGTGCTTGGGTCGATCTTCGCCGGGGTCGCCTCGCCCACCGAGGCCGCGGCGGTCGGCGCTGCCGGCGCGACCCTGCTGACCATCTGGCAGAAGAAACTCAACATGCAGACCCTCAAGGACGTCATGCGTGGCACCAACATCCTGACCTGCATGGTGTTCGTGCTGCTGGTCGGGGCCACCGCCTTCGGCCTGGTGTTCCGCGGCATGGGGGGGGACCGGACCATCACCCAGATGATTCTCGATTCGCAGATGGGCCCCCACATGTTCCTGTTCCTGGTGATGCTGGTGGTCTTTGTCGCCGGTTTCTTCATCGACTTCATCGAGATCACTTTCATCATCGTCCCGGTGGTCACGCCGATCTTCGAGCACCTGGGGATCGACCTGCTATGGGTCGGCATCCTGCTCGCCATGAACCTGCAGACCTCCTTTCTGACCCCCCCTTTCGGTTTTTCCCTGTTCTATCTCAAGGGGGTGGCGCCGCCGGAGGTGACCACCGGCCACATCTACAAGGGGATCGTCCCTTACATCGTCATCCAGTTGATCGCCCTGCTGGTGGTGGTCTTCTGGCCCGAGTCGGTCACCTGGCTGCCCCAGGCCATGGCCAAAAAACCCTGA
- a CDS encoding heavy metal-binding domain-containing protein — protein sequence MIVTTTPNIEGKAIRDYLGVVTGEAVLGANMFKDLFAGIRDIVGGRSGAYEKELRRARELAFEELQEAAEKLGANAVVAVDIDYEVLGEKNGMLMVSVSGTAVRVG from the coding sequence ATGATCGTGACCACCACGCCCAATATCGAAGGCAAGGCGATTCGTGACTACCTCGGAGTCGTTACCGGCGAGGCGGTGCTCGGCGCCAACATGTTCAAGGACCTGTTCGCCGGCATCCGTGACATCGTCGGCGGGCGTTCGGGAGCTTATGAAAAGGAGCTGCGCAGGGCGCGGGAGCTGGCCTTCGAGGAACTGCAGGAGGCGGCTGAAAAGCTCGGGGCCAACGCCGTGGTCGCGGTGGACATCGACTACGAAGTGCTCGGCGAGAAAAACGGCATGCTGATGGTCAGCGTCAGCGGCACCGCGGTGCGCGTCGGCTAG